From the Clostridium putrefaciens genome, one window contains:
- a CDS encoding helix-turn-helix domain-containing protein — translation MKTYSVKQIADLLETNPETVRRWIRDGRLTAVQASRKDGNIVTDDELKRFLRATPKYLPKVTSSVATMSPTVGLATLAAGLVAGAVISYCDKKGETDVRVLPEDFEKHLKENIKTLNRTILQKKSLIVQTEKEIEGIQKQIEQYQHLLEHDEVIKDTIKKAIDADEIKED, via the coding sequence ATGAAGACATACAGTGTTAAACAGATTGCTGATTTGCTTGAAACTAATCCAGAAACTGTGCGCAGGTGGATTCGTGATGGGCGGTTAACTGCAGTTCAAGCATCACGAAAAGACGGAAATATTGTTACTGATGATGAATTGAAGCGTTTTTTAAGGGCAACACCGAAATATTTACCAAAGGTTACATCTAGTGTGGCAACGATGTCTCCAACGGTTGGTTTAGCTACTTTAGCCGCAGGACTAGTGGCCGGTGCTGTTATCAGTTATTGCGATAAAAAAGGCGAAACCGATGTTCGTGTATTACCGGAAGACTTTGAAAAGCATTTGAAAGAAAATATCAAAACTTTAAATCGTACTATACTTCAAAAAAAGTCTCTAATCGTTCAAACTGAAAAAGAAATTGAAGGCATCCAAAAGCAGATTGAACAATATCAACATTTGTTAGAACATGACGAGGTCATAAAGGATACCATCAAAAAGGCAATCGATGCAGATGAAATAAAGGAGGATTAG
- a CDS encoding distal tail protein Dit, whose translation MLSFSFANKDSYKDYGIFIAKRPIIPSPKRRVSYVPIPGRDSSIKFDEETYEDITVLVECTLKSRENLTDKIDEIKGWLFSSGESNLIFSYQANKRYIAQVVNAIDFKPIYKSVGAFPLVFNCKPFKYEVSNQVITIVKTDSIINNMGTLESSPIITVYGSGNIELFINDTLIKLKGINNSIIINSDIEDCYNEALDNLNFKMEGNFPKLKIGENKISWVGSVSKIVLLPNWRWL comes from the coding sequence ATGTTAAGTTTTAGCTTTGCCAATAAGGATAGCTATAAAGATTATGGCATTTTTATTGCCAAAAGACCTATAATTCCTTCACCAAAACGTAGAGTATCTTATGTGCCTATTCCTGGGAGAGATTCAAGTATAAAATTTGATGAAGAAACCTATGAAGATATAACTGTCTTAGTAGAATGTACTCTAAAGTCAAGAGAAAATTTAACAGATAAAATAGATGAAATAAAAGGATGGCTTTTTAGTAGTGGTGAGTCGAATCTTATATTTAGTTATCAAGCAAATAAAAGGTATATAGCACAAGTTGTAAACGCTATAGATTTTAAACCTATATATAAATCTGTTGGAGCCTTTCCATTAGTGTTTAACTGCAAACCTTTCAAATATGAAGTTAGTAATCAAGTTATAACAATAGTGAAAACAGATAGTATTATAAATAATATGGGTACTCTAGAGAGTAGCCCTATCATAACTGTTTATGGTAGTGGAAACATTGAATTATTTATAAATGATACACTTATAAAATTAAAAGGAATTAATAATAGCATAATAATTAACAGTGATATAGAGGATTGTTATAATGAAGCTTTAGATAATTTAAACTTTAAAATGGAAGGAAATTTTCCAAAGCTAAAAATAGGAGAGAATAAGATAAGCTGGGTAGGCAGTGTTAGCAAAATAGTCCTTTTACCTAATTGGCGGTGGCTATAA
- a CDS encoding phage head closure protein, whose amino-acid sequence MEIGELRHRTTLQKFSTNTNENGFEVENWQDYKTVWAAVTNLSGKEYYAAAAVQAENTVKFTIRYTDEIDTTMRVLFKDKQYNIISIDNIKYVNKFIEIKAMEVDSSG is encoded by the coding sequence ATGGAGATTGGTGAATTAAGACATAGAACCACTTTGCAAAAGTTTTCTACAAATACTAATGAGAATGGATTTGAAGTTGAGAATTGGCAAGATTACAAAACAGTATGGGCAGCGGTAACTAACTTAAGTGGAAAGGAATACTATGCAGCTGCAGCTGTTCAGGCAGAAAACACTGTAAAGTTTACTATAAGATACACTGATGAAATTGATACTACAATGAGGGTTTTGTTTAAGGATAAGCAGTACAATATAATTTCTATTGATAACATAAAGTATGTAAATAAATTCATAGAAATCAAGGCTATGGAGGTTGATAGTAGTGGCTAA
- a CDS encoding HK97-gp10 family putative phage morphogenesis protein — translation MELEGMQELIDKVNKLGEKGERIKKNALDKAGDLVKSSMEKKAPRSSLSKKHMADNIKISDIENENGVDFVDIGPNKGDNSEFFYSKFSEWGTSKQSAQHWAENSVVENKKEINNVIKEELQRGLEEFD, via the coding sequence ATGGAGCTTGAAGGAATGCAGGAGCTTATAGATAAAGTAAATAAGCTTGGAGAAAAGGGAGAAAGAATTAAGAAAAATGCTCTTGATAAAGCAGGAGATTTGGTTAAAAGTAGCATGGAGAAAAAGGCTCCGAGGTCAAGTTTAAGTAAAAAACACATGGCTGATAACATAAAGATATCAGATATAGAAAACGAAAACGGAGTAGACTTTGTTGATATAGGTCCTAATAAGGGTGATAACTCAGAGTTCTTTTACTCCAAGTTTTCGGAGTGGGGGACTAGTAAACAATCAGCACAGCATTGGGCAGAAAACTCTGTTGTTGAAAATAAAAAAGAAATTAACAATGTAATTAAAGAAGAATTGCAAAGGGGGCTTGAGGAGTTTGATTAA
- a CDS encoding phage tail spike protein — MIYVYDKKTKKGEFENNGLGKLNEAIKAEITNELNGEYSLYLEYPVKSKKAVHLEYFNIIKANNQLFRIYKVEKKQDNNKIIMIWAKHIFYDLAFYFIEDERAVKCSVKTALEKSLVGDLESRYTVDSDILINNTLYMIELNPVEAIFKIIERWGTGELYRDNYNIKILKQIGKETGMLIKYGKNIRGIKVTSDTTDLATKIYPKGFNGITLAEKYITIPNFDSLKYPPFHIIKPVEFKDAADEPTLRIMAKEYVKTKGIANVNIEVDFIEISKSKEYENFKSLQQVNLGDYVLVKYEEFDIDVLVEVIKIKQDLLSGWNTKVELGQPKSRGQSDFTAMISTVRDELGNKVAQALTSMLYYANSQEVIVSTSEIQPIYLGITAVSSTNLSVNLSISCNSSMGSTLTVKILLDNVEIPFKPKQKLEQGDNIIGIPLGIPQVAQGNHYIGINLKADNGTVTIPIYNLQCMIDGRNLQGGMSAEPPHAEVIENIDIVNPSQILKEYETGITMNEIIKSNSVQEVKVADVDIRIAEAGVTIEII, encoded by the coding sequence ATGATTTATGTTTATGATAAGAAAACTAAAAAAGGTGAATTTGAAAATAATGGACTAGGTAAATTAAATGAAGCTATTAAAGCAGAAATTACTAATGAATTAAATGGTGAATACAGCTTATATTTAGAATATCCGGTTAAATCTAAAAAAGCAGTTCATCTAGAATACTTCAATATTATAAAGGCAAATAATCAACTGTTTAGAATATATAAAGTTGAGAAAAAGCAAGATAATAATAAAATAATTATGATTTGGGCTAAGCATATTTTTTATGACTTGGCTTTTTATTTTATAGAAGATGAAAGAGCGGTGAAATGTAGTGTAAAAACTGCTCTAGAAAAGTCTTTAGTTGGTGATCTAGAATCAAGATATACAGTAGACAGTGATATTTTAATAAATAATACATTATATATGATAGAACTAAATCCAGTAGAAGCAATATTTAAAATTATTGAAAGATGGGGAACTGGTGAATTATATAGGGATAATTATAATATTAAAATACTAAAGCAAATTGGAAAAGAAACAGGTATGTTAATTAAGTATGGAAAAAATATTAGAGGTATAAAGGTTACCAGTGATACCACTGACTTAGCTACTAAGATTTATCCTAAAGGCTTCAATGGTATAACACTAGCTGAAAAATATATAACTATACCTAATTTTGATAGTTTAAAGTACCCACCTTTTCATATCATAAAGCCAGTTGAGTTCAAAGATGCAGCTGATGAACCTACCTTAAGGATAATGGCAAAGGAGTATGTAAAGACCAAGGGAATTGCTAACGTGAACATAGAAGTAGACTTTATAGAGATTAGTAAATCAAAGGAATATGAAAACTTTAAAAGTCTTCAACAGGTTAATCTAGGAGATTATGTTTTAGTAAAGTATGAAGAGTTTGATATAGATGTGTTAGTGGAAGTAATTAAAATAAAGCAAGACTTATTAAGTGGATGGAATACAAAAGTTGAGCTAGGTCAGCCTAAATCTAGAGGTCAAAGTGATTTTACAGCAATGATTAGCACAGTAAGAGATGAACTGGGAAACAAGGTAGCTCAAGCGTTAACTAGTATGCTTTATTATGCCAATTCACAAGAGGTTATAGTTTCAACCAGCGAAATTCAACCAATCTATTTAGGCATTACTGCAGTTTCAAGTACAAATTTAAGTGTTAATTTATCTATAAGTTGTAATTCAAGTATGGGGAGCACTTTAACTGTAAAGATACTTTTAGATAATGTAGAGATACCGTTTAAACCAAAGCAGAAACTGGAGCAAGGTGATAATATTATAGGAATCCCACTCGGAATTCCTCAAGTTGCTCAAGGAAATCATTATATAGGTATAAACTTAAAAGCTGATAATGGAACGGTAACAATACCAATTTATAATCTTCAATGTATGATTGATGGAAGAAATCTTCAGGGGGGCATGAGTGCAGAACCGCCTCATGCAGAAGTAATTGAAAACATTGATATAGTAAATCCGTCACAGATATTAAAAGAATATGAAACAGGTATAACTATGAATGAAATTATAAAGTCAAATTCAGTTCAAGAAGTAAAGGTTGCTGATGTTGATATAAGAATCGCAGAGGCTGGTGTAACAATAGAGATTATATGA
- a CDS encoding phage tail tape measure protein, translated as MARDSNTVVARVGLDDRGFQEGVSKIQRSLKVVQSEFAATSSKMGDYGKTTEGLKLKADSLNKQMELQKSKVEALKKSYQESVATKGEDAKATENLKIKLNYATAELNKMENELSGLNKEIQVQSSGFTTLGKNLEGIGSKMKKVGDGFSSVGSTLSKTVTAPIAAAGVGLFKLASDFDEASDSIRIGTGATGEALQGLEDDFKSVYTTVDTTMGDASKAIADLNTRTGLSGESLQNLSTQMLRLAKITGEDINTLIPASTRMFQDAGLKTEDYGKALDYTFKVSQSTGIGVSRLQQLMAQFGGPLRQMGFDWETSAAMMGKFEKEGVNTELVVGSLRVALGKMAREGISEPNKALQEMVTRIKEAGTAGEANAMALEMFGARAGPDMASAIREGRLNLDELINSLKSSPETIEQVYTDTADAAEQFVMLKNKMAVALEPLGKKLFEAVNNAMPAVEKFIQAIISIIEKFNELNPAQQDMILKLALVAAAIGPVLGVVGKLISAGGILFSTLGSISTALGAAGGASGALGTAFTAITGPVGIIIGAIVGLIATFVVLYKNNEDFRNSVNIVWNAVKTLIGGVIESLKSMFQAFVALANQIWIKYGDDFVNIITTAFNLVATIVNTTLRVIQDIIKIITSAIKGDWNGVWEGIKNITFNLWSGIQSVIKSAVDLIREIIKTGFEVIKGIILGTWNGIKDITAIVWNKIKESIVNPINAAKNAVSNAINAIEGFFSNLRLPEIKIPKIKLPHFSLKGEFNLTPPSVPRLNVDWYASGGIFNRPSIIGVGEAGSEAVLPIDRLDSLMAKAIEKAKGGGSGGLSLHIENFINNTDKDIEQLAYELEFYRQRAVMGRGGK; from the coding sequence ATGGCGAGAGATTCAAATACTGTAGTTGCTAGAGTAGGTCTTGATGATAGAGGATTTCAAGAAGGAGTTTCTAAGATTCAAAGAAGTCTAAAGGTAGTTCAGAGTGAGTTTGCTGCTACAAGCTCTAAAATGGGCGATTATGGAAAGACTACAGAAGGACTGAAGCTTAAGGCAGATAGTTTAAATAAACAGATGGAACTTCAGAAGTCTAAGGTCGAGGCTCTAAAAAAGAGTTATCAAGAAAGTGTAGCTACAAAAGGTGAAGATGCTAAGGCTACTGAAAACCTTAAAATTAAGCTCAATTATGCAACAGCAGAACTTAACAAAATGGAAAATGAACTCTCTGGATTAAACAAGGAGATACAGGTTCAAAGTAGTGGATTTACCACATTGGGGAAAAACCTTGAGGGTATTGGAAGCAAAATGAAAAAAGTAGGAGATGGCTTTTCAAGTGTTGGAAGCACCTTAAGCAAAACAGTAACAGCCCCTATAGCAGCGGCGGGAGTAGGACTTTTTAAGCTTGCTAGTGATTTTGATGAAGCAAGTGATTCAATAAGAATAGGCACTGGGGCTACAGGGGAAGCACTTCAAGGTTTAGAAGATGATTTTAAATCTGTATATACAACTGTAGATACGACTATGGGGGATGCAAGTAAAGCAATAGCAGATTTAAATACTCGTACAGGTCTTTCAGGAGAATCCCTTCAAAATCTTTCTACGCAGATGTTAAGACTTGCAAAAATAACCGGAGAAGATATAAATACTTTAATCCCCGCTTCTACTAGAATGTTTCAAGATGCTGGACTAAAAACAGAAGACTATGGAAAAGCATTAGATTACACCTTTAAAGTAAGTCAAAGCACAGGAATAGGTGTTAGTAGACTACAACAACTTATGGCACAGTTTGGTGGCCCTTTAAGACAAATGGGTTTTGATTGGGAAACTTCCGCAGCAATGATGGGGAAGTTTGAAAAGGAAGGGGTTAATACAGAGCTAGTTGTAGGATCTTTAAGAGTTGCCCTTGGAAAGATGGCAAGAGAAGGTATTAGTGAACCTAATAAGGCTCTTCAAGAGATGGTAACAAGAATCAAAGAAGCAGGTACTGCAGGTGAAGCTAATGCCATGGCATTAGAGATGTTTGGGGCGAGAGCAGGTCCAGATATGGCATCAGCTATAAGAGAAGGAAGGTTAAATTTAGATGAGTTAATAAACAGTCTTAAGTCAAGTCCAGAAACTATTGAACAGGTTTATACAGATACAGCAGATGCAGCTGAACAGTTTGTGATGTTAAAAAACAAAATGGCTGTAGCCTTAGAGCCCTTGGGCAAAAAGTTATTTGAAGCAGTAAATAATGCAATGCCTGCCGTTGAGAAGTTTATACAAGCAATAATATCAATCATTGAAAAGTTTAATGAACTAAATCCAGCACAGCAGGATATGATTTTAAAACTTGCTCTTGTTGCAGCTGCTATTGGACCTGTTTTAGGTGTTGTAGGAAAGCTTATATCCGCTGGTGGTATACTATTTTCAACATTAGGTTCTATTTCTACAGCCCTTGGTGCTGCAGGAGGCGCAAGCGGAGCCTTAGGAACTGCTTTTACTGCTATTACAGGGCCGGTTGGAATAATTATAGGTGCAATAGTAGGACTTATAGCCACTTTTGTAGTTTTATATAAAAATAATGAAGACTTTAGAAATTCAGTAAATATTGTATGGAATGCAGTTAAAACTTTAATAGGTGGTGTTATTGAAAGCTTAAAGTCTATGTTTCAAGCTTTTGTTGCATTGGCAAATCAAATATGGATCAAGTATGGTGATGATTTTGTAAATATAATAACTACTGCTTTTAACTTGGTGGCTACTATAGTAAATACAACACTAAGGGTTATACAGGACATTATAAAAATTATAACTAGCGCAATCAAAGGTGATTGGAATGGAGTGTGGGAAGGAATAAAAAATATCACCTTTAATTTATGGAGTGGAATACAGAGTGTTATAAAATCAGCCGTTGATTTAATTAGAGAAATTATAAAAACAGGATTTGAAGTTATTAAAGGGATAATATTAGGTACATGGAACGGAATTAAAGATATAACTGCAATAGTATGGAATAAGATTAAAGAGTCTATTGTAAATCCGATAAATGCTGCTAAAAATGCTGTGAGTAATGCAATAAATGCAATTGAAGGATTTTTTAGTAATCTAAGATTACCAGAGATTAAAATACCTAAAATTAAGCTACCTCACTTTAGTTTAAAGGGAGAATTTAACTTAACACCACCAAGTGTTCCACGCCTAAATGTCGATTGGTATGCGAGTGGGGGTATTTTTAATAGACCTAGTATTATAGGGGTTGGAGAAGCCGGATCTGAGGCGGTACTGCCTATTGATAGATTGGATAGCTTAATGGCTAAGGCAATAGAAAAGGCTAAAGGTGGAGGGAGTGGTGGTCTATCACTTCATATAGAAAACTTCATAAACAACACAGATAAAGATATCGAACAACTTGCTTATGAACTTGAATTTTATAGACAAAGAGCTGTAATGGGAAGAGGGGGTAAATAG
- a CDS encoding head maturation protease, ClpP-related: protein MRKFWNWVKDENSDTRTLYFNGAIAEESWFGDEITPKAFKAELDSSQGDIVVWLNSPGGDCIAASQIYAMLMDYKGNITVKIDGIAASAASVIAMAGTNVLMAPTALMMVHNPLTVAIGDDEEMKKAIDMLSEVKESIINAYEIKTSLSRVRLSNLMDAETWLNANKALELGFADGILKDNKKQKSGEDTTYAFSRKAVTNSLLDKMIVKKGIKINENKPSIGALKERLKFI, encoded by the coding sequence GTGAGAAAATTTTGGAACTGGGTAAAAGATGAAAATTCAGATACTAGAACACTATATTTTAATGGTGCAATTGCAGAAGAAAGTTGGTTCGGTGATGAAATTACACCTAAAGCATTTAAAGCAGAACTTGATTCTTCACAAGGAGATATTGTTGTTTGGCTAAATTCTCCCGGCGGAGATTGTATTGCTGCAAGTCAGATTTATGCAATGCTTATGGATTACAAAGGAAACATAACTGTAAAGATTGATGGTATTGCAGCATCAGCAGCAAGTGTTATTGCTATGGCAGGAACAAATGTCTTAATGGCACCTACTGCACTTATGATGGTTCATAATCCACTTACGGTTGCAATTGGAGATGATGAGGAAATGAAAAAAGCAATTGATATGCTTTCAGAAGTTAAAGAAAGTATCATAAATGCTTATGAGATAAAGACTTCTTTATCTCGTGTAAGATTATCTAATCTTATGGATGCAGAAACATGGCTAAATGCAAACAAAGCATTAGAACTTGGTTTTGCAGATGGGATTTTAAAAGATAATAAAAAGCAAAAGTCAGGTGAGGATACTACTTATGCTTTTAGCAGAAAAGCAGTAACTAATTCATTACTTGATAAAATGATAGTCAAAAAGGGTATAAAAATAAATGAAAATAAACCATCAATTGGGGCGCTAAAAGAGCGTCTTAAATTTATTTAG
- a CDS encoding phage major capsid protein, giving the protein MNKLMELYEKRNKAVADARAFLDNKRNESDVLSEEDNAIYTKMENNIMSLTKEIERESRLTAIDAEMSKPTSSPILSSPAKLQTNENPKTGVATAEYKDSMLNALRSNFRRINNILQEGVDADGGYLVPSEYDTRLIEGLTEENIIRKLATTIKTGAERKINIAASTPAAAWIDEGGALTFGDAKFEQINLDAHKLHVAVKVTEELLYDNVFNLESYILNKFAKALANAEEDAFLNGDGVGKPLGIFAATGGGEIGVTAASATTITADEIINLIYTLKRPYRKSATFIINDQTLAILRKLKDGNGAYIWQPSYQVGEPDSLLGYPVYTSAYVPTVAAGKPVIAFGDFSYYNIGDRGPRSFAELKELFAGNGMVGFVAKERVDGKLVLPETVQILKMKVS; this is encoded by the coding sequence ATGAATAAACTTATGGAATTATATGAAAAGCGTAATAAGGCAGTAGCAGATGCAAGGGCATTTCTTGATAACAAAAGAAATGAAAGTGATGTGCTTTCAGAAGAAGATAATGCTATTTATACAAAGATGGAAAACAATATAATGTCTTTAACTAAGGAAATTGAAAGGGAAAGTAGACTAACAGCAATTGATGCTGAAATGTCAAAGCCTACAAGTAGCCCAATCTTAAGTAGTCCTGCAAAGCTACAAACAAATGAAAACCCTAAAACGGGAGTTGCAACAGCTGAGTACAAGGATTCTATGCTAAATGCTCTTCGTTCTAATTTTAGAAGAATTAATAATATACTTCAAGAAGGTGTTGATGCAGATGGAGGATACCTTGTTCCATCAGAGTATGATACTAGACTAATTGAAGGTTTAACAGAAGAAAATATCATAAGAAAACTTGCAACTACAATTAAGACCGGTGCTGAAAGAAAAATAAATATTGCGGCATCTACCCCAGCAGCTGCTTGGATTGATGAAGGGGGAGCATTAACTTTTGGAGATGCTAAGTTTGAACAAATCAATCTTGATGCACATAAGCTACACGTCGCAGTTAAGGTTACAGAAGAACTTCTTTATGATAATGTGTTTAATCTTGAAAGTTACATCTTAAACAAGTTTGCTAAGGCTCTTGCAAATGCAGAAGAAGATGCTTTTTTAAATGGAGATGGAGTAGGAAAACCACTAGGTATTTTTGCAGCAACTGGTGGAGGTGAAATTGGTGTTACAGCTGCAAGTGCAACTACAATTACAGCTGATGAGATAATCAATTTAATTTATACACTAAAGCGTCCATATAGAAAAAGTGCTACATTTATAATCAATGATCAAACATTAGCAATTCTTAGGAAACTAAAGGATGGCAATGGCGCATATATCTGGCAGCCATCATATCAAGTTGGAGAGCCCGATAGTTTACTTGGATATCCTGTTTATACTTCAGCTTATGTTCCAACAGTTGCAGCAGGAAAACCCGTTATAGCCTTTGGTGACTTTAGCTACTATAACATTGGTGATAGAGGCCCTCGTTCCTTTGCAGAACTTAAAGAATTATTTGCAGGTAATGGAATGGTTGGATTTGTAGCTAAAGAAAGAGTAGATGGTAAATTAGTTCTTCCAGAAACAGTACAAATTTTAAAAATGAAAGTTAGTTAA
- a CDS encoding tail assembly chaperone — protein MRASELKNKGIKFKLSNKEYELKFDMNTFCELEEVYGDINQAFEDLQNKKIKAIRALIYSAIKAEDESVTLKEVGKMLTLSDMERLGTAVNEALSAAMPEVSEENMGE, from the coding sequence ATGAGAGCATCAGAACTTAAAAATAAAGGAATTAAGTTTAAGCTTAGTAATAAAGAATATGAACTTAAATTTGATATGAACACCTTCTGTGAGTTAGAAGAGGTATACGGTGATATCAACCAAGCCTTTGAAGATTTGCAAAATAAAAAGATTAAAGCTATAAGGGCACTTATTTACTCAGCAATTAAAGCTGAAGATGAAAGTGTTACACTTAAAGAAGTAGGGAAAATGCTTACTTTAAGTGATATGGAAAGGTTAGGTACAGCTGTTAATGAAGCATTAAGTGCTGCTATGCCAGAGGTAAGTGAAGAAAATATGGGGGAATAG
- a CDS encoding major tail protein: MARQIGLKDIHIAILKTDDNEATTYDVPIKLERAISAKLSPKSNSDNIYSDDAVEDIITAFEGVDVEIEVNQLSLESRAKLQGAKVAKGVLIENKDDIAPTIALGFKSKKNNGKYRYVWLLKGKFELATDEYDTEAEKPKAQSAKLKGKFYPREADGNYRFIADEDMKDVDTTTISSWFTAVPKEPTVSS; the protein is encoded by the coding sequence ATGGCTAGACAAATAGGCCTTAAAGATATTCACATAGCTATATTGAAAACTGATGATAATGAGGCAACAACATATGATGTACCTATAAAACTTGAAAGGGCAATAAGTGCAAAGCTTTCACCAAAGTCAAATTCAGATAATATTTATTCGGACGATGCAGTGGAAGATATTATTACTGCATTTGAAGGAGTGGATGTTGAGATTGAAGTAAATCAGCTATCTTTAGAGAGTAGAGCAAAGCTTCAGGGGGCAAAGGTTGCAAAGGGTGTACTTATTGAGAATAAGGATGACATAGCACCAACTATAGCACTAGGCTTTAAATCTAAGAAGAACAATGGAAAGTATAGGTATGTGTGGCTTCTAAAAGGTAAGTTTGAACTTGCTACAGATGAATATGATACGGAGGCTGAAAAGCCAAAGGCTCAAAGTGCAAAGCTTAAGGGAAAATTTTATCCAAGAGAAGCTGATGGAAATTACAGATTTATTGCTGATGAGGATATGAAGGATGTAGATACAACAACTATAAGTTCATGGTTTACAGCTGTTCCAAAAGAGCCTACAGTGTCATCATAG
- a CDS encoding head-tail connector protein: MVVTLEEAKLYLRIDSDEEDTLITNFILTAEEICEDILRYPLSEFKQIPKTAKQAVLYAVANMYEKREGTYYYMKSESGSISETINVMKLILANIRKESW; this comes from the coding sequence ATGGTAGTGACCCTTGAAGAAGCAAAGTTATATCTGAGAATAGATAGTGATGAGGAAGATACGCTCATCACTAATTTTATTCTTACAGCTGAAGAAATCTGTGAAGATATATTAAGATATCCTTTATCTGAATTTAAACAAATACCCAAAACTGCAAAGCAAGCTGTTCTTTATGCAGTGGCAAATATGTATGAAAAAAGAGAAGGAACATACTATTACATGAAAAGTGAAAGTGGTAGTATTTCAGAAACTATTAATGTAATGAAATTAATACTAGCTAATATTAGAAAAGAAAGCTGGTGA
- a CDS encoding phage portal protein yields the protein MGILSGIFKSRDKPKNRTAGSAYGFFLGSTTSGKPVTERTAMQMTAVYSCVRILAEAVAGLPLHLYQYTDNGGKEKAINSPLYFLLHDEPNPEMTSFVFRETLMTHLLLWGNAYAQIIRNGKGEVVALYPLMPNRMSVNRDEMGKLYYSYMISKEDAPNNKGNIVNLNPSDVLHIPGLGFDGLIGYSPIAMAKNAIGMAIACEEYGAKFFANGAAPGGVLEHPGMLKDPTRVRESWNATFGGSSNSSKVAVLEEGMKYTPITISPEQAQFLETRKFQINEIARIFRVPPHMVGDLEKSSFSNIEQQSLEFVKYTLDPWVSRWEQAMIRSLLSLSDKKKYFIKFNVDGLLRGDYQSRMSGYATARQNGWMSANDIRELENLDRISVEEGGDLYLINGNMTKLQDAGIFANKNNLGMEGTK from the coding sequence ATGGGAATTTTATCTGGAATATTTAAATCAAGAGATAAGCCTAAAAACAGAACAGCGGGGAGTGCATATGGTTTCTTTTTAGGCAGTACAACTTCTGGGAAACCTGTTACTGAAAGAACAGCAATGCAAATGACTGCTGTATATTCTTGTGTGAGAATTTTAGCTGAAGCTGTGGCAGGATTACCACTTCATTTATATCAGTACACTGATAATGGAGGGAAAGAAAAGGCGATAAATAGTCCGTTATATTTTCTATTACATGATGAGCCAAATCCAGAGATGACTTCCTTTGTATTTAGGGAAACCCTTATGACTCATTTACTTTTATGGGGAAATGCCTATGCACAAATTATTAGAAATGGGAAAGGTGAAGTAGTAGCTTTATATCCATTAATGCCAAATCGTATGAGTGTAAATAGGGATGAGATGGGAAAGCTTTATTATAGTTATATGATAAGTAAAGAGGATGCTCCTAATAATAAAGGAAACATAGTAAACTTGAATCCTTCTGATGTACTTCATATTCCTGGCCTTGGATTTGATGGACTTATAGGATATTCTCCAATTGCAATGGCTAAAAATGCAATTGGTATGGCTATTGCCTGTGAGGAATATGGAGCTAAATTTTTTGCTAATGGTGCTGCACCGGGTGGGGTACTAGAACATCCTGGTATGCTAAAAGACCCTACAAGGGTTAGGGAAAGTTGGAACGCAACCTTTGGTGGAAGTAGCAATTCAAGTAAAGTAGCTGTTTTGGAGGAAGGTATGAAATATACACCTATAACAATATCTCCAGAACAGGCACAATTTCTTGAAACAAGGAAATTTCAAATCAATGAGATAGCTAGAATTTTCAGAGTTCCACCACATATGGTTGGTGACCTTGAAAAATCTAGCTTTTCTAATATAGAACAGCAATCTTTGGAGTTTGTAAAATACACATTAGATCCTTGGGTTTCAAGGTGGGAACAAGCAATGATACGTTCACTATTATCTCTTAGTGATAAAAAGAAATATTTCATTAAATTCAATGTAGATGGGCTCCTTAGGGGCGATTATCAAAGCCGTATGAGTGGATATGCAACTGCAAGGCAAAATGGATGGATGAGTGCAAATGACATTAGAGAACTTGAAAACTTAGACCGTATATCAGTTGAAGAAGGTGGAGATTTATATTTGATTAATGGAAATATGACAAAGCTACAGGACGCAGGAATATTTGCTAATAAAAATAATTTAGGAATGGAGGGAACAAAGTGA